The Anguilla rostrata isolate EN2019 chromosome 18, ASM1855537v3, whole genome shotgun sequence genome has a window encoding:
- the LOC135244699 gene encoding gremlin-2-like, whose protein sequence is MFWKLALSALLAGVFCAAAESRKSRPQSAFPSPYKIHSNTSERRGGARRQDVLASSQEALVVTERKYLRSDWCKTQPLRQTVSEEGCRSRTVINRFCYGQCNSFYIPRHVRKEQESFQSCAFCRPNRLTTLTVQLDCPDLQPGFRHRKIQRVKQCRCMSVAVGDPSKR, encoded by the coding sequence ATGTTCTGGAAGCTGGCTTTGTCCGCCCTGCTGGCGGGAGTTTTCTGCGCGGCGGCGGAGTCCAGGAAGAGCCGGCCGCAGAGCGCCTTTCCCTCCCCCTACAAGATCCACAGCAACACGTCGGAGCGGCGCGGGGGGGCGCGCCGGCAGGACGTGCTGGCCTCCAGCCAGGAGGCCCTGGTGGTGACCGAGAGGAAGTACCTGCGGAGCGACTGGTGCAAGACGCAGCCGCTGAGGCAGACGGTGAGCGAGGAGGGCTGCCGCAGCCGCACCGTCATCAACCGCTTCTGCTACGGCCAGTGCAACTCCTTCTACATCCCGCGCCACGTGCGCAAGGAGCAGGAGTCCTTCCAGTCCTGCGCCTTCTGCCGGCCGAACCGGCTCACCACGCTCACCGTGCAGCTGGACTGCCCCGACCTGCAGCCCGGCTTCCGGCACCGCAAGATCCAGCGCGTCAAGCAGTGCCGGTGCATGTCGGTCGCCGTGGGCGACCCCAGCAAGCGCTAA